A single window of Pygocentrus nattereri isolate fPygNat1 chromosome 24, fPygNat1.pri, whole genome shotgun sequence DNA harbors:
- the LOC108434232 gene encoding uncharacterized protein LOC108434232 — MIYAGTLKWQLDAIPQQHNREVTRSKQDQQAVAMLKAKTIRIQVGGILRYATPLLRHANMPLLHAPRESVMPILRSSERRLLKEPTWAEAYKHEMQKLIEAGAVREVTQETTLREEWYIPHHLDSHNRKDCLVFNCSHQYLGQTLNQYLLPGPTLCASLMGVLVRFRQYPIAVSGDIKGMFHQVHLLPEDRPLLRFLWRNLKVDEPPRTFEWQVLPFGTTCSPCCATYVLQHHVATHSQPGETLQFIVNNCFYMDNCLQSVRTPGEAKLMVDRLRDLMASAGFELRQWACNDPNVLSHLPQEARSESLDLWLAQDKCNPLESNFGLNWNWEADSLGYKHRPVRYEATTLRNIYRVLATQYDPLGYLLPFST, encoded by the coding sequence ATGATATATGCAGGCACATTGAAATGGCAATTAGACGCCATACCTCAGCAGCACAATAGGGAGGTGACAAGGTCGAAGCAGGACCAGCAGGCTGTGGCGATGCTCAAGGCCAAGACTATCCGCATCCAGGTAGGCGGTATCCTGAGGTACGCTACACCACTGCTGCGTCATGCCAACATGCCACTACTGCACGCTCCAAGAGAATCAGTCATGCCTATTCTGCGTAGCTCAGAGAGGCGTCTCCTGAAGGAGCCTACATGGGCAGAGGCCTATAAACATGAGATGCAGAAGCTCATTGAGGCAGGTGCTGTGCGGGAGGTTACCCAGGAGACCACCCTCAGAGAGGAGTGGTACATACCCCATCATCTTGACAGCCACAACCGGAAAGATTGCCTTGTTTTCAATTGCTCTCACCAATACTTAGGCCAGACCCTGAATCAGTATCTTCTGCCTGGTCCTACCCTATGTGCTTCTCTGATGGGAGTCCTGGTGAGATTCCGTCAGTATCCCATTGCAGTTAGTGGAGACATTAAAGGGATGTTCCATCAGGTACACCTCCTTCCTGAGGACCGTCCCCTGCTAAGGTTCCTGTGGCGTAACCTGAAAGTAGATGAACCCCCAAGGACCTTTGAGTGGCAAGTCCTCCCGTTCGGCACAACCTGCAGTCCCTGCTGTGCTACATATGTGCTACAGCATCATGTGGCCACCCACAGTCAGCCTGGCGAAACCCTGCAGTTCATTGTGAATAACTGCTTTTACATGGATAACTGCCTGCAGAGTGTGCGGACGCCCGGTGAAGCTAAGCTCATGGTGGATCGACTCAGGGACCTGATGGCCTCTGCTGGCTTTGAGTTGCGTCAGTGGGCCTGTAATGACCCTAACGTCCTGAGCCACCTGCCACAAGAAGCCAGATCTGAAAGCCTGGACCTGTGGCTGGCGCAAGATAAGTGCAACCCCCTGGAATCGAACTTTGGCCTCAACTGGAATTGGGAAGCTGACTCCCTTGGTTACAAACACAGACCAGTGAGATATGAGGCAACCACCCTGAGGAACATTTATCGAGTCTTAGCTACTCAATATGATCCTTTAGGTTACCTACTCCCTTTCTCTACTTGA